A genomic window from Candidatus Bathyarchaeota archaeon includes:
- a CDS encoding EamA family transporter: MDWLLFALLAPAFMAMNIVINKFLVTKKFRGYFSMIIYLNFVDLIFAGSVYVFFPVSFSFPYAFFAMFTGILPVIGFWFYSKALMVEEASRLAPLFQFIPLFVALMSVLFLGEILSTQQYVGIGLIILTSILISYKKSENEHSLSSAFKLMIPFTAIIAVYSVLNKVLLGYFDFWSVFFWMMIGSWVGVLFLLLFSKPRKAFFESVSHLGARTFITTLAGEGSYILGTIFLLISSSLGYISLVSAIAGLQQFFVFIYMVLLSLFMPTILKEDISRNVLALKIFAIALMFVGTWMVTV, encoded by the coding sequence TTGGATTGGCTGCTGTTTGCTTTGTTGGCTCCCGCGTTTATGGCCATGAACATTGTCATTAACAAGTTTTTGGTAACAAAAAAGTTCAGGGGCTACTTTTCAATGATAATATACCTAAACTTTGTAGACTTGATTTTTGCTGGTTCTGTATATGTTTTCTTTCCGGTTAGTTTCAGTTTTCCATATGCGTTTTTTGCAATGTTTACTGGGATACTGCCCGTGATAGGGTTTTGGTTTTACAGCAAAGCTTTAATGGTCGAGGAGGCATCTCGCCTTGCGCCTTTGTTTCAGTTTATTCCCCTTTTTGTTGCTTTAATGTCTGTGCTGTTTTTGGGTGAAATTTTGAGTACTCAACAATACGTCGGAATTGGTTTGATTATCTTAACTTCGATACTAATTTCATATAAAAAATCTGAAAATGAACATTCTTTGTCTTCTGCCTTTAAGTTGATGATTCCTTTTACTGCGATTATTGCGGTGTACAGTGTTTTGAACAAGGTACTTTTAGGATATTTTGATTTCTGGTCTGTTTTTTTCTGGATGATGATTGGCTCGTGGGTTGGAGTATTGTTTTTGTTGTTGTTTTCTAAGCCCCGAAAAGCTTTTTTTGAATCTGTTTCTCACCTTGGGGCACGAACGTTTATTACAACCCTAGCTGGTGAAGGCAGTTATATCCTTGGAACAATTTTTTTGTTGATATCTTCGTCTTTAGGGTATATTTCATTAGTTTCTGCTATAGCTGGATTACAGCAATTTTTTGTTTTCATTTACATGGTATTGCTGAGTTTGTTTATGCCAACAATTCTCAAGGAAGACATAAGCAGAAATGTATTAGCACTGAAAATTTTTGCGATTGCCTTAATGTTTGTGGGCACTTGGATGGTTACCGTATGA